A genomic window from Cutibacterium acnes includes:
- a CDS encoding acyl-CoA thioesterase produces MTGAVVVDIPLRWSDMDAQGHVNNVRISELVQESRNQAFYTNGAQEMLDTGIVVVSQDVEFLAPFVVDGSPLRVAVGCSQLGAARTVLDYRAWHHDVEVARARGTICPFDFATGRPRRLTDGERGAFESMKVESQQWKPIKVVDVSEAGDFIEVPIRWSDVDRQGHVNNVSLAGYLQEARILATTSWSPGMRRAGNYLWVVVRQDIRYRRQVLPTQRSCRVHTALTRLGTSSMTLAGSIATEEGSALDAATVLVCVDPKTGASVPIDDQTRQALSAYLVTV; encoded by the coding sequence ATGACTGGAGCTGTCGTCGTCGATATTCCACTGCGTTGGTCCGATATGGATGCGCAGGGACACGTCAATAATGTTCGTATTAGCGAGCTTGTACAGGAGTCACGAAACCAGGCGTTCTACACCAATGGCGCCCAGGAGATGCTTGACACGGGGATCGTCGTCGTCAGTCAGGATGTGGAGTTTTTGGCCCCCTTCGTAGTTGATGGTAGCCCGTTGCGCGTGGCCGTGGGGTGCTCCCAGCTCGGCGCGGCCCGGACCGTCCTTGATTATCGGGCCTGGCACCACGACGTTGAGGTCGCTCGTGCCCGGGGAACTATCTGCCCCTTCGACTTCGCGACCGGTCGACCCCGTCGCCTCACCGATGGTGAGCGTGGCGCGTTTGAGTCGATGAAAGTCGAGTCACAGCAGTGGAAGCCCATCAAGGTGGTGGATGTGTCCGAGGCTGGTGATTTCATCGAGGTGCCGATCCGCTGGTCCGATGTCGACCGTCAAGGCCACGTCAATAACGTGAGTCTGGCTGGATACCTGCAAGAGGCGAGAATCCTGGCGACGACGTCGTGGTCGCCGGGAATGAGACGAGCTGGGAACTATCTGTGGGTCGTCGTGCGTCAAGATATTCGGTATCGCCGTCAGGTTCTGCCGACCCAGCGGTCATGCCGAGTTCATACCGCCCTGACGCGGTTGGGGACGTCGTCAATGACGCTGGCCGGATCCATCGCGACTGAGGAAGGGTCGGCCCTCGACGCCGCCACTGTGCTGGTTTGTGTCGATCCGAAGACGGGCGCTTCGGTGCCCATCGACGACCAGACGAGGCAGGCCTTATCGGCCTACCTCGTCACGGTGTGA
- a CDS encoding AMP-dependent synthetase/ligase — MSGTSDDESHAVQRKLLAASAKNFAAMLDRQADAHPNRIAFLTPSGPDDEPNTWLPMTFAEFRRQAHEVAAGLMEFGLPREGRVALLSGTRTEWIIADMAISCAGGATTTIYPNSGPEEASFILVDSHSSILFVDSTAQVAKIQGRPEVDAVVRHIISFVDDSEQTGVSDDRLTTMADVIAHGRRRLAAEPELVRRMIDSIEPDDLCTLIYTSGTTGTPKGVELTHQAWTYMGQAWKSLDMFRGGDIHLLWLPLSHAFGKCLIAICVEIGITQAIEPRIPRLARSLGEVKPRVMCGVPRIFEKIRAGVMTAYPHGRLASRVSRWAFATGRDVQQYRRAGDRLPVTVAAKLKIADALVFSTLRRKLGGIEFMICGGAKLSEQVQQWFFSAGIPIVEGYGATEIGAVAFFSGPTAIRSGTVGPVAPGCLARIAEDGEVLVSGPIVARGYHNLPEKTAKAFTDGWFHTGDIGEFDEKNYLRITDRKRDLFKTSGGKYVAPQKVEATLMANCPYLSNAVVLGEGHKYAVALLTLDRDALMTWGKRHGKADASYAELTADPRVRRSIQWYVDRANSRLERWETVKKFAILDHDLTEDSHSVTTSLKVRRGVVAEKYAYLLDEMFADENDQPGAAKGSDAS, encoded by the coding sequence ATGAGCGGTACCAGTGACGACGAGTCTCATGCTGTGCAGAGGAAGCTCCTCGCAGCCTCGGCAAAAAACTTTGCGGCGATGCTTGATCGTCAGGCAGATGCTCATCCCAACCGCATTGCATTCTTGACACCCTCGGGTCCCGACGATGAGCCCAATACCTGGCTTCCGATGACCTTTGCTGAGTTCCGTCGCCAGGCCCACGAGGTTGCTGCAGGGCTGATGGAATTCGGTCTTCCTCGTGAGGGGCGCGTCGCTCTGCTCTCCGGAACTCGTACTGAGTGGATCATCGCCGATATGGCCATTTCCTGCGCAGGTGGTGCGACTACGACGATCTACCCGAATTCAGGGCCAGAAGAGGCCAGCTTTATCCTGGTCGACTCACACTCGTCCATCCTTTTCGTCGACTCGACGGCCCAAGTCGCCAAGATCCAAGGACGCCCCGAAGTCGACGCGGTGGTACGTCACATCATTAGCTTTGTCGACGACTCCGAGCAGACCGGGGTCAGCGATGACCGCCTCACCACTATGGCTGACGTCATTGCTCACGGACGGCGTCGTCTGGCTGCTGAGCCAGAACTTGTCCGCCGCATGATCGACTCGATTGAGCCTGACGACCTGTGCACCCTCATTTACACCTCGGGCACTACTGGCACTCCCAAGGGAGTTGAACTCACTCACCAGGCCTGGACCTATATGGGACAGGCGTGGAAGAGCCTCGACATGTTCCGAGGCGGGGATATTCATCTGTTGTGGTTGCCGCTTTCTCATGCTTTCGGCAAGTGCCTTATCGCGATTTGCGTGGAGATTGGCATCACCCAGGCTATTGAGCCGCGCATTCCGAGGTTGGCCCGTAGCCTTGGCGAGGTTAAACCCCGAGTCATGTGTGGTGTGCCCCGTATTTTTGAGAAAATCCGCGCTGGAGTCATGACAGCCTACCCGCACGGACGCTTGGCGAGCCGAGTCTCGCGGTGGGCGTTTGCTACTGGCCGGGACGTCCAGCAGTACCGTCGTGCCGGTGATCGGCTGCCAGTCACCGTAGCCGCTAAACTCAAGATCGCTGATGCACTGGTGTTCTCTACCTTGCGCCGCAAGCTCGGTGGGATCGAGTTCATGATTTGCGGTGGTGCCAAGCTTTCTGAGCAGGTGCAGCAATGGTTTTTCTCGGCTGGAATTCCTATTGTCGAGGGGTACGGGGCCACCGAGATTGGAGCGGTTGCTTTCTTTAGTGGCCCTACCGCTATTCGCTCGGGAACTGTTGGACCGGTCGCGCCGGGATGTCTGGCGCGGATCGCAGAAGACGGCGAGGTCTTGGTTTCTGGGCCAATCGTCGCTCGCGGTTACCACAACCTGCCCGAGAAGACCGCCAAAGCGTTCACCGATGGCTGGTTCCACACCGGTGATATTGGTGAATTCGATGAAAAGAACTACCTGCGCATTACTGATCGCAAGCGGGACCTTTTCAAAACTTCTGGTGGTAAATACGTCGCCCCACAGAAGGTCGAGGCCACTCTGATGGCCAACTGCCCGTACCTGTCTAACGCTGTCGTGCTTGGCGAAGGACATAAATACGCCGTCGCTCTACTCACCCTCGATCGGGACGCGCTCATGACCTGGGGCAAAAGACATGGCAAAGCTGATGCCAGCTATGCCGAGCTCACCGCAGATCCACGCGTGCGTCGCAGTATTCAGTGGTACGTCGATCGGGCTAATTCGCGGCTTGAACGCTGGGAGACCGTCAAGAAATTTGCCATTCTTGACCATGACCTGACCGAGGATTCACACTCAGTGACGACCAGTCTCAAGGTGCGTCGTGGAGTGGTGGCTGAAAAATACGCTTACCTCCTTGACGAGATGTTCGCTGACGAAAACGATCAACCGGGCGCCGCAAAGGGAAGCGACGCTTCATGA
- a CDS encoding MarR family winged helix-turn-helix transcriptional regulator: MMIMSQGGSGRSTNEGATKTCDDVGSQMEKSAATAWLSIEQQRVWRAWLLGSARITSRLSQELRRHDLELCEYEILASLSEADDYAMRMSVLATEVHQSRSRLTHAVERLEARGLVTREPDVRDRRGVVARLSPTGMDLLRQAAPNYVRTVRHIVVDPVDPEDFAAMGRAMRAVLSVPD, translated from the coding sequence ATGATGATCATGTCACAGGGCGGCTCTGGGCGCAGCACTAACGAAGGCGCCACTAAGACATGTGATGATGTCGGGTCCCAGATGGAGAAGTCAGCTGCGACTGCCTGGTTGAGCATCGAACAGCAGCGGGTTTGGCGAGCGTGGCTTCTCGGGTCCGCGCGTATCACCTCTCGTCTTTCGCAGGAGTTGCGTCGCCACGACCTGGAACTGTGCGAATACGAGATCCTGGCCAGTCTCTCGGAGGCTGACGACTACGCGATGCGGATGTCTGTACTTGCCACTGAGGTGCATCAGTCGAGGTCCCGGCTCACCCACGCCGTTGAGCGACTGGAAGCTCGCGGACTCGTCACGCGAGAACCCGACGTCCGGGATCGTCGCGGGGTGGTAGCTCGGTTAAGCCCCACCGGAATGGATCTGCTGCGTCAAGCCGCCCCGAACTATGTTCGTACGGTTCGCCACATTGTCGTTGACCCGGTCGATCCCGAGGATTTCGCTGCCATGGGACGAGCCATGAGAGCGGTTCTCTCCGTGCCAGACTGA
- a CDS encoding FAD-binding and (Fe-S)-binding domain-containing protein, producing MTATTDILQDFRSTLRGLDASALEILDDSRLARALYSSDASIYRVVPTAIAHPRSTDELSALVTAASQVGLPITARGAGTTCAGNAVGAGLVIDTSAHLNRILSLDPQARTAVVEPGVVQDWLQHAGVRHRLRFGPDPSTSTRCTIGGMIGNNACGPRALGYGRTGDNLVDVDLLTADGHVTTLRRGDFAVPFTQRLVDLTDASLATIRTEFATFSRQVSGYSMEWLLPERGRNFPAFIAGTEATLGIVTRATVQLVREAAYGMTVALGYPSMPEAADAVTALLPFSPVACEGFGRRIVDVVSRAGRPVPDLPRGDGWMFVELRGDDETEVASRARKLVAASGCLDGWVVSDPGQAAALWKIRADGAGLAGVSLNKPAWAGWEDSAVPANDLGAYLRDFEALLDDHGLHGLPYGHFGEGCLHCRIDFPLDQPDGPRRYRSFVTEAARLVARHGGSVSGEHGDGRARSALLDLMYSPDALTLFSKVKAILDPDNLFNPGILVNPAPVEANIRTHESALSPMTISHPEFAADVHRCTGVGKCIAPTAPGGVMCPSYQASGLEVDSTRGRASVLKEMVNGTLINGWDSPEVERALDLCMACKGCARDCPTGIDMASYRSTVLDEKYRHRLRPRSHLTMGLLPMWERLLNRIPGAPSLANAVLSIPVFARLARWTAGVDQRRPLPRFQPSARLASPQAAPAKEIVADPETSPSSASTSRFQTRCDHDKGDVVIWVDSFSDMLEGSDLSAVVTVLADAGYHPRVLTNDICCGLTWITTGQLDGARRRLRAGLDVLTPLSDANVPVVGLEPSCTTVWRDDALRLLSDDPRVRRVARNMHTVAEMLEAANWTPPSLAGHTIVAQPHCHHASILGFGPDKRLLEAAGATVTVVSGCCGYAGNFGVEKGHYDFSVKVAHNDLLPAIEEAGPQAIILADGFSCRRQVSDLIGRRALTLSEVFASHVK from the coding sequence ATGACAGCCACCACGGACATTCTCCAGGACTTCCGATCAACTCTAAGAGGTCTTGATGCCTCCGCCCTGGAGATCCTCGACGATTCCCGGCTGGCGCGCGCCCTTTACTCTTCTGACGCCTCGATCTACCGCGTTGTTCCTACCGCGATCGCCCATCCCCGCAGCACTGACGAACTGTCTGCCCTCGTCACAGCCGCAAGCCAGGTAGGCCTGCCCATCACCGCCCGCGGGGCCGGTACGACGTGCGCTGGCAATGCAGTTGGGGCAGGGCTGGTTATCGATACTTCGGCCCACCTCAACCGCATTCTCTCCCTCGATCCTCAGGCCCGTACCGCCGTCGTCGAGCCTGGTGTCGTTCAGGACTGGTTGCAGCACGCCGGAGTCCGGCACCGGTTGCGGTTCGGCCCGGACCCGTCCACCTCAACACGTTGCACTATCGGCGGGATGATCGGCAATAACGCCTGCGGGCCGCGCGCGCTGGGATATGGCCGCACCGGGGACAACCTTGTTGATGTTGACCTCCTCACCGCCGACGGTCATGTGACGACCCTGCGTCGTGGAGACTTCGCTGTGCCGTTCACCCAACGCCTGGTGGATCTGACAGACGCAAGCCTTGCGACGATCCGGACCGAGTTCGCGACTTTCTCCCGACAAGTTTCCGGATACTCCATGGAATGGCTATTACCGGAACGTGGCCGCAACTTCCCCGCCTTCATCGCGGGCACCGAGGCCACATTGGGCATCGTGACGCGGGCTACCGTGCAACTAGTGCGCGAGGCTGCCTATGGAATGACGGTCGCGCTGGGATATCCGTCTATGCCCGAGGCCGCCGATGCCGTGACTGCCCTATTGCCTTTCTCCCCGGTCGCCTGCGAGGGGTTCGGACGCCGAATCGTCGACGTGGTTTCGCGTGCCGGACGCCCGGTGCCGGACTTGCCGCGCGGCGACGGCTGGATGTTCGTCGAGCTGCGAGGGGACGACGAGACCGAGGTAGCTTCGCGAGCCCGAAAGCTGGTTGCCGCCAGCGGATGCCTGGACGGATGGGTCGTCTCCGATCCTGGCCAGGCTGCGGCTCTGTGGAAAATCCGCGCGGATGGTGCGGGGCTCGCCGGAGTCAGCCTTAACAAGCCAGCTTGGGCAGGATGGGAGGATTCGGCCGTTCCAGCCAACGACCTCGGGGCATACCTGCGCGATTTCGAAGCCTTGTTGGACGACCACGGCCTGCATGGCCTGCCCTACGGTCATTTCGGCGAAGGGTGTCTGCACTGCCGTATCGATTTCCCCTTAGATCAGCCAGACGGCCCCCGGCGCTACCGCTCCTTCGTCACCGAAGCCGCCCGGTTGGTCGCTCGGCATGGAGGTTCGGTCTCCGGGGAGCATGGTGACGGCCGGGCCCGCTCGGCCTTGTTGGACTTGATGTATTCCCCCGACGCCCTGACGTTGTTCTCCAAGGTCAAGGCCATTCTCGACCCGGATAACCTGTTTAACCCAGGTATTTTGGTGAATCCTGCGCCGGTGGAGGCCAATATAAGGACCCACGAATCGGCTCTTTCCCCCATGACCATTTCCCACCCTGAATTCGCCGCCGACGTTCATCGCTGTACCGGGGTGGGCAAGTGCATCGCCCCTACCGCCCCTGGCGGGGTGATGTGTCCCTCGTACCAGGCGTCCGGGCTCGAGGTTGATTCCACGCGTGGCCGAGCCAGCGTGCTCAAGGAAATGGTCAACGGCACTCTTATTAACGGCTGGGACTCTCCCGAGGTGGAACGGGCACTGGACCTGTGCATGGCGTGCAAAGGGTGCGCCCGAGATTGCCCCACCGGAATCGACATGGCCAGCTACCGCAGCACGGTTCTTGACGAAAAATACCGTCACCGTCTCCGCCCTCGCTCCCACCTGACGATGGGGCTGCTGCCCATGTGGGAACGTTTGCTCAATCGGATCCCAGGAGCGCCGTCGCTAGCTAACGCAGTGCTTTCGATACCGGTCTTCGCACGTCTTGCTAGATGGACAGCCGGGGTGGATCAGCGTCGTCCCCTCCCCCGATTCCAGCCCTCGGCCAGATTGGCCAGTCCGCAGGCCGCCCCGGCTAAGGAGATTGTGGCGGATCCGGAAACATCGCCTTCATCTGCCTCGACTTCACGTTTCCAGACCCGCTGCGACCATGACAAGGGCGACGTCGTGATCTGGGTAGATTCCTTCTCCGACATGCTCGAGGGGTCGGATCTCTCAGCGGTAGTCACAGTGCTTGCTGACGCCGGCTATCACCCTAGGGTGCTCACCAACGACATCTGCTGCGGGTTAACGTGGATCACCACCGGTCAACTCGACGGCGCTCGGCGTCGGCTGCGCGCTGGTCTCGACGTACTGACTCCCCTATCCGATGCCAATGTCCCCGTCGTTGGGTTAGAACCGTCCTGCACTACCGTCTGGCGTGATGACGCACTCCGCCTCCTCTCAGACGACCCACGTGTTCGGCGGGTCGCCCGGAACATGCACACCGTCGCCGAGATGTTGGAGGCAGCGAACTGGACCCCGCCATCTCTGGCCGGCCACACTATCGTCGCCCAACCGCACTGCCACCACGCCTCAATTCTCGGGTTCGGCCCGGACAAGCGACTTCTCGAGGCCGCCGGTGCCACCGTCACGGTGGTTAGCGGATGCTGCGGTTACGCCGGGAACTTCGGCGTCGAGAAGGGCCACTATGACTTCTCGGTGAAGGTTGCTCACAACGACCTGTTACCAGCTATTGAAGAGGCCGGACCCCAAGCCATCATCCTGGCCGACGGATTCTCGTGCCGACGCCAGGTCTCAGACCTGATCGGACGACGTGCACTGACCCTCTCTGAGGTCTTCGCCTCGCACGTGAAGTAA
- a CDS encoding PadR family transcriptional regulator, which translates to MDDNHWPSEWQRGVLDLCVLHILADGPTYGYSIAARLTDAGFADVKGGTLYPLLKRLEGAGLVDVEWRPGEAGPGRKFYLINTAGRQRLIALTASWQRYSTTVTRLLDEGSLS; encoded by the coding sequence ATGGATGATAACCACTGGCCGTCCGAATGGCAGCGAGGCGTTCTCGACCTCTGCGTGCTACACATCCTGGCCGACGGCCCCACCTACGGTTACAGCATCGCGGCCCGGCTCACCGATGCCGGCTTCGCCGACGTCAAGGGCGGCACCCTGTACCCCCTGCTTAAACGTCTGGAAGGTGCCGGTCTAGTTGACGTCGAGTGGCGACCCGGCGAGGCCGGGCCGGGCCGAAAGTTTTACCTCATCAACACTGCCGGAAGACAACGCCTAATAGCGCTCACCGCAAGCTGGCAGCGCTACTCCACCACCGTCACCCGACTGCTCGACGAAGGATCACTATCATGA
- the ettA gene encoding energy-dependent translational throttle protein EttA, with product MAEFIYTMHNVRKAVGDKVILDNVTLSFFPGAKIGVVGPNGAGKSTMLKLMAGLDKPNNGDANLAKGATVGILLQEPPLTEDKTVRENVEEAVGDIKAKLARFEEVSAEMANPDADFDALMAEMGELQTELDNANAWDIDTRLEQAMDALQCPPGDTPVDVLSGGERRRVALCKLLIEQPDLLLLDEPTNHLDAESVNWLEGHLKSYPGAVLAVTHDRYFLDHVAEWICEVDRGQLHPYEGNYSTYLDTKRKRLQIEGKKDAKRAKILEKELEWVRSSPKARQAKNKARLARYEEMAAEAERNRKIDTAEINIPPGPRLGNVVLEAEHLSKGFGDRILIKDLSFTLPRAGIVGVIGPNGVGKTTLFKTIVGLEKADSGSLKVGETVSFSYVDQNRTGIDPEKNVWEVVSDGLDYIKVANFEEPSRAYVASFGFKGPDQQKPAGVLSGGERNRLNLALTLKQGGNVLLLDEPTNDLDVETLSSLEDALLEFPGCAVVVSHDRWFLDRIATHILAWEGEDEDGIPRWFWFEGNFADYEANKIERLGPEAARPHASKHRRLTRD from the coding sequence ATGGCCGAGTTCATCTACACCATGCACAACGTCCGAAAGGCGGTAGGTGACAAAGTTATCCTTGATAATGTCACGCTGTCGTTCTTCCCGGGCGCCAAGATTGGTGTTGTCGGACCGAATGGCGCTGGTAAATCGACGATGCTCAAGCTCATGGCTGGTCTCGATAAGCCCAATAACGGCGATGCCAACTTGGCTAAAGGTGCCACCGTCGGAATCTTGCTTCAGGAGCCCCCGCTCACCGAGGACAAAACTGTTCGCGAGAACGTCGAAGAGGCCGTCGGCGACATTAAAGCCAAGCTGGCACGGTTCGAGGAAGTCTCCGCCGAGATGGCCAACCCCGACGCCGACTTTGACGCCCTGATGGCCGAGATGGGTGAGCTGCAGACCGAGCTCGATAACGCCAACGCGTGGGATATCGATACCCGTCTTGAGCAGGCCATGGACGCCTTGCAGTGCCCCCCAGGCGACACCCCTGTTGACGTCTTGTCAGGCGGTGAGCGGCGTCGTGTCGCGCTATGCAAGCTGTTGATCGAGCAGCCTGACCTGCTGCTTCTCGATGAGCCCACCAACCACCTGGATGCTGAGTCTGTCAACTGGTTGGAGGGACACCTCAAGTCCTATCCGGGAGCTGTGCTAGCCGTCACCCACGACCGCTATTTCCTTGATCACGTCGCCGAGTGGATCTGTGAGGTCGATCGCGGCCAGTTGCACCCCTACGAGGGCAACTACTCGACGTACCTGGACACCAAGCGCAAGCGTCTCCAGATCGAAGGCAAGAAAGACGCTAAACGCGCCAAGATCCTCGAGAAAGAGCTGGAATGGGTGCGCTCCTCGCCCAAGGCCCGTCAGGCCAAGAACAAGGCCCGCCTGGCCCGCTATGAGGAGATGGCTGCCGAGGCCGAGCGCAATCGCAAGATCGACACCGCCGAAATCAATATCCCGCCGGGCCCGCGTCTCGGCAACGTCGTGTTGGAGGCCGAGCATCTCTCCAAGGGATTCGGCGATCGCATCCTCATCAAGGACCTCTCGTTTACCCTGCCGCGAGCCGGCATCGTCGGTGTTATCGGCCCAAACGGCGTCGGTAAGACGACCCTGTTTAAAACCATCGTCGGGCTCGAGAAAGCTGATTCTGGATCCCTCAAAGTTGGCGAGACGGTCAGCTTCTCCTACGTCGACCAGAACCGCACCGGTATCGACCCAGAGAAAAACGTCTGGGAGGTCGTCTCCGACGGGCTGGACTACATCAAGGTCGCGAACTTTGAGGAGCCATCGCGCGCGTACGTCGCTAGTTTCGGGTTCAAGGGACCGGATCAACAGAAGCCGGCAGGGGTACTCTCCGGTGGTGAGCGCAACCGTCTGAATCTCGCCCTCACCCTCAAGCAGGGCGGCAACGTGTTGCTCCTCGACGAGCCAACCAACGACCTCGACGTTGAAACCCTCTCAAGCCTCGAGGACGCCCTACTGGAATTCCCCGGCTGCGCCGTGGTGGTCTCCCACGATCGTTGGTTCCTGGACCGCATTGCTACCCACATCCTGGCCTGGGAGGGGGAGGACGAGGATGGTATCCCGCGCTGGTTCTGGTTCGAGGGTAACTTCGCTGACTACGAGGCCAACAAGATTGAGCGACTTGGTCCGGAGGCTGCGCGTCCACACGCCTCGAAGCATCGTCGGCTCACCCGCGACTGA
- a CDS encoding single-stranded DNA-binding protein has protein sequence MDANVSFTGNLGTDVEMKIGEGWRGARFRVAHTPRVMRQGEWVDGTTTWMSVHVYGRLADNCHVSLRKGDPVMVTGRLRTRSWIDDEGSHEQLIVVAHNVGPDLSRLPATCRRPEKRAEAPLGDDRVVRYHDSPDGVDEDAEVVDDDVEMVGS, from the coding sequence ATGGACGCAAACGTGTCATTTACCGGGAACCTCGGAACCGACGTCGAGATGAAAATCGGAGAGGGTTGGCGGGGAGCCAGATTCCGGGTTGCCCACACCCCTCGCGTCATGAGGCAGGGGGAGTGGGTCGATGGGACGACGACCTGGATGTCGGTGCACGTCTATGGCCGACTCGCTGACAATTGTCACGTTTCCCTGCGTAAGGGGGACCCGGTGATGGTAACCGGGCGACTTCGTACCCGCAGCTGGATCGACGATGAGGGCTCCCACGAGCAACTCATTGTCGTTGCACATAATGTTGGACCGGACCTATCCCGGTTGCCTGCCACGTGTCGTCGACCCGAGAAACGCGCCGAAGCTCCCCTGGGCGATGATCGGGTAGTGCGTTACCACGATTCTCCGGATGGGGTCGATGAGGATGCCGAGGTGGTTGACGACGATGTCGAGATGGTTGGCTCCTGA
- a CDS encoding YfjP family GTPase, with protein MRRRRVDLAERIDLLSRAVDLSEGRIPDDVVVQARVVVERADQRCRIGGDHTVIALAGATGSGKSSTFNALASAELTDPGVRRPTTSKATAAVWGTESAEALLDWLNVPRRHHMGSGDTLDGLVLLDLPDHDSVCIEHRLEVDRLVEMVDMIVWVVDPQKYADAALHTRYLTPLASHSEIMTVVLNQVDHLDKEQRKNCLRDLRRLLDSEGLGKAKMMAISATTGEGVDDMRVALARAVRAKKAQVARLHADLDNVSQRLAEATGDAAGQVSQDSVDQLIAALCTAGGVEPVVEATREAYRRRGHRATGWPVTAWVSRLRPDPLHRLHLDLGSTRKKGRARSTEPTDVQRSALTARVGVAGAKIDTAVRSLASEASEGLPRSWADVVRAASLSHRTDLPDDIDRAVASTDLGVHHGTGWWKLVTVVQWILMIIVVAGLAWLAVDALSAYFQFRLPPVRWHHFPVPTLMVVGGVIAGVVVSLLCQAGVQAGARAAARYARSELRANLTDVAWQSVVGPVNAELDHHDEVVKIVAKAS; from the coding sequence ATGAGGCGACGTCGCGTCGACCTTGCCGAACGCATTGATCTGCTGTCCCGAGCGGTGGACCTGTCTGAAGGACGCATCCCTGACGACGTCGTGGTTCAGGCTCGCGTCGTTGTGGAACGGGCCGACCAGCGCTGCCGAATTGGCGGAGATCACACCGTCATTGCTCTTGCTGGCGCGACGGGGTCAGGGAAGTCCTCGACGTTCAATGCCTTGGCAAGTGCAGAACTAACCGATCCTGGGGTACGGCGTCCGACGACGTCTAAAGCCACCGCTGCGGTATGGGGAACGGAATCGGCGGAGGCCCTGTTGGATTGGCTCAACGTTCCTCGTCGTCACCACATGGGTAGCGGGGATACTCTCGATGGCTTGGTGCTACTTGACCTGCCAGACCACGACTCGGTGTGCATTGAACACCGCCTTGAGGTCGACCGGCTCGTCGAGATGGTCGACATGATCGTGTGGGTAGTCGACCCGCAAAAATACGCCGATGCCGCCTTGCACACCCGCTACCTGACGCCGTTGGCTAGCCACTCTGAGATCATGACGGTGGTTCTCAACCAGGTTGACCACCTCGACAAAGAGCAGCGTAAAAACTGTCTGCGTGATCTTCGTCGCCTACTGGATTCTGAAGGGTTAGGAAAAGCCAAGATGATGGCGATTTCCGCAACTACCGGTGAGGGCGTAGATGACATGCGCGTGGCACTGGCTCGCGCTGTGCGCGCTAAGAAGGCCCAAGTGGCCCGACTGCACGCCGACCTCGATAATGTCTCGCAACGCCTGGCGGAGGCAACTGGAGACGCGGCAGGCCAGGTGAGTCAGGATTCGGTCGATCAGTTGATTGCGGCTTTGTGCACCGCCGGCGGTGTTGAACCCGTCGTCGAAGCGACTCGGGAGGCCTATCGCAGGAGGGGACATCGGGCTACCGGCTGGCCGGTGACAGCGTGGGTATCGAGGCTTCGCCCGGACCCGCTGCATCGGTTGCATCTGGACTTGGGCTCCACACGGAAGAAGGGGCGGGCACGTAGCACTGAACCCACTGATGTACAGCGCAGCGCTTTGACGGCGCGAGTCGGGGTAGCTGGAGCCAAGATTGATACAGCAGTGCGGTCGTTGGCATCGGAAGCATCCGAGGGACTTCCGCGCTCCTGGGCCGATGTGGTGCGTGCGGCATCGCTGTCTCATCGCACAGACCTTCCCGACGACATCGACCGGGCCGTCGCTTCCACCGATCTGGGAGTACACCACGGTACTGGCTGGTGGAAACTCGTAACTGTGGTGCAGTGGATCCTCATGATCATCGTGGTAGCCGGGCTGGCATGGCTCGCCGTCGATGCCCTGAGCGCCTACTTCCAGTTCCGACTTCCGCCAGTGAGATGGCATCACTTCCCAGTGCCGACCCTTATGGTTGTGGGCGGGGTTATTGCGGGGGTCGTGGTTTCCCTGTTGTGTCAGGCCGGTGTGCAGGCTGGTGCTCGAGCTGCCGCACGTTATGCCAGGTCTGAATTGCGAGCTAATCTCACCGACGTCGCATGGCAGTCGGTTGTTGGTCCAGTGAATGCCGAGTTGGATCACCACGATGAGGTCGTGAAGATCGTGGCGAAAGCGTCTTGA